In Anopheles cruzii chromosome X, idAnoCruzAS_RS32_06, whole genome shotgun sequence, one genomic interval encodes:
- the LOC128269627 gene encoding telomerase-binding protein EST1A: MEEAYKLCVFVGDLARYKSEFTNSTNFDEAQRWYKVAQRISPNKGRAFNQLAIIAMRRKHTLDVIYFNMRNLMSSTPYDATMKTLMHIFDVSKNKVELRQARLLKAGRYIAGVSRREIWIPPDSKKPLLRPSLRQPNAEGHANEEQELRSKDSNVYDDLVLSFIHTLGKLVNRKGMDSFHQCVSGMLCELRVLVQCSPSSIYSRHYVQLVSMFVFATELLQVKAQNKKLQRAAMLEGMGMFGVLLERFVDLVENPPPLDDEETIVIELTPLPSPLPSPPPSPPPSPLPYDGAETNETTETHQHGRKDEDKKESRRKPKVYLCNDAKTLLPPMKVWIDWLMNTPATVWHPAYCRAYLKVGTSSVNDPWGNLAKLMNILEEQDIGLPVLATEPRPGFTPVELVEEHDLAGCTPWMYSRGTSLYMPITCHIFNVEARLHLRKLAFFCSHHLTSLTLPILGREQQLVAAPVAQQSHNDDGSQLTAAVDDDAKQGGEPQSRWVWYVTSGGRSDTKRASRASRRMARDETGTGRPASTSSTSTLAEIRDLLRRNEEIERSERSLEREKQERMQAMLAESTVPRIMEVRPRYVVLDTNCFVDDLTAVEWIATFRAFRMLIPITVIKELRGLALGDANRQKPLPAGVADASQLALAFLETCDPGVISYIDIDGEIVAKDSPFLRDKDTTKTNDDRILQAALSLCRDQYAAPPDADGYIVRNVALITNDRTLRVKAITTNMPTKALCEFIEQLQLWFPLSQGPQRASD; the protein is encoded by the exons ATGGAAGAAGCTTACaaattgtgtgtgtttgtcggtGATCTAGCACGCTATAAGAGTGAGTTTACCAACAGTACAAATTTCGATGAAGCACAGCGATGGTACAAGGTGGCTCAGCGAATCTCCCCAAACAAAGGAAGGGCATTCAACCAATTGGCAATAATCGCTATGCGTCGG aaacACACATTGGATGTCATTTATTTCAATATGCGCAATTTGATGTCCTCCACCCCATACGACGCAACCATGAAAACTCTCATGCACATTTTTGACGTATCGAAGAACAAG GTAGAACTGCGGCAGGCCAGACTGCTGAAAGCTGGACGCTATATCGCTGGGGTTTCCCGGCGTGAAATATGGATTCCCCCAGACAGCAAAAAACCCTTGCTCCGCCCCTCTCTGCGGCAACCTAACGCAGAGGGTCACGCAAATGAGGAGCAGGAGCTGCGCAGTAAGGATTCTAATGTGTACGATGATTTGGTCCTATCCTTTATACACACGCTCGGCAAGCTGGTTAATAGAAAGGG TATGGATTCCTTCCACCAGTGTGTATCTGGGATGCTGTGCGAGTTACGGGTTCTGGTGCAGTGCTCACCGAGCTCCATCTACAGTCGTCATTACGTGCAGCTGGTATCAATGTTCGTGTTCGCCAccgagctgctgcaggtgaAAG CCCAAAATAAGAAGCTCCAGCGGGCAGCGATGTTGGAGGGCATGGGCATGTTCGGTGTGCTGCTGGAGCGCTTCGTCGATCTCGTCGAGAACCCGCCACCCCTCGATGATGAGGAgacgatcgtgatcgagcTGACGCCGCTACCGTCGCCGCTACCGTCACccccaccgtcaccgccaccgtcaccgctcCCGTACGATGGTGCCGAGACCAACGAGACCACCGAAACCCACCAGCACGGACGCAAGGACGAGGACAAGAAGGAGAGCAGGCGCAAACCGAAAGTGTATCTGTGCAATGACGCCAAAACGTTACTGCCACCGATGAAG GTTTGGATCGATTGGCTGATGAACACGCCGGCCACGGTGTGGCATCCAGCTTACTGCCGGGCGTACTTGAAGGTCGG CACATCGAGCGTCAACGATCCGTGGGGGAACCTGGCGAAGCTGATGAACATTCTCGAAGAGCAGGACATAGGCCTTCCCGTGCTGGCGACAGAACCGCGTCCTG GCTTCACACCCGTGGAGTTGGTAGAGGAACACGATCTGGCCGGATGCACGCCGTGGATGTACAGCCGCGGGACGTCCCTGTACATGCCTATCACGTGCCACATCTTCAACGTAGAAGCCCGGCTGCACCTCCGGAAGCTAGCGTTCTTTTGCTCCCACCACCTGACCAGCCTCACTCTACCGATCCTCGGGCGCGAACAGCAGCTCGTTGCTGCGCCAGTCGCCCAGCAGTCGCACAACGACGATGGCTCTCAG CTGACGGCCGCcgtggacgacgacgcgaaACAGGGCGGTGAGCCGCAGAGCCGCTGGGTGTGGTACGTCACCAGCGGCGGCAGAAGCGATACGAAGCGCGCGAGCCGTGCGAGCCGCCGCATGGCCAGAGACGAGACGGGGACGGGGAGACCGGCCAGTACCTCCAGCACGTCGACGCTGGCGGAAATCCGCGACCTGTTGCGCCGCAACGAGGAGatcgaacggagcgaacggagTCTGGAGCGGGAGAAGCAGGAGCGGATGCAG gcCATGCTGGCAGAGTCTACGGTGCCCCGCATCATGGAGGTGCGGCCCCGGTACGTGGTGTTGGATACGAACTGCTTCGTGGACGATCTGACAGCGGTCGAGTGGATCGCTACATTCCGCGCCTTCCGGATGCTGATACCGATCACCG TCATCAAGGAGCTGCGGGGACTTGCTTTGGGGGACGCCAACCGTCAGAAACCGCTCCCGGCCGGAGTGGCCGACGCATCGCAGCTAGCCCTGGCATTCCTGGAGACGTGCGATCCGGGCGTCATCAG CTACATCGACATAGACGGCGAGATAGTAGCGAAGGACTCCCCTTTCCTGCGGGACAAGGACACGACGAAGACCAACGACGATCGCATCCTCCAGGCGGCCCTCAGCCTGTGCCGCGACCAGTACGCCGCTCCACCCG ACGCCGACGGGTACATTGTGCGCAACGTGGCGTTGATCACGAACGATCGGACCTTGCGCGTGAAGGCGATCACCACCAATATGCCCACCAAGGCGCTGTGCGAGTTCATCGAGCAGCTCCAACTGTGGTTCCCACTGTCCCAAGGGCCACAACGAGCGTCGGACTGA